In the Hevea brasiliensis isolate MT/VB/25A 57/8 chromosome 8, ASM3005281v1, whole genome shotgun sequence genome, ATTTGATAGGGCtaagatgagtgattcagttattggctatgtggattcagattttgcaagggacttagacaagaggagatctttgacagGTTATTCGTTTACTCTCTTTGAAAGTGTTATCGGTTAGAAGGTAACATTGTGagctacagttgctttgtctacTACAGAGGCTAAATATATGGCTTTAGTAGAGGCAGTAAAGGAAGTTTTATGATTACAGGGTTTAGTGGatgatcttgggttgatacagaaTAAGCCAATAGTATTTTGTAATAGCCAAAgtgcaatacatctcacaaagaatcagatgtaccatgagcgaactaagcacattgatgtcagatatTACTTCATTCGAGATATTGTATTTCAGGAGACTTTAGTTGTATAAAAAttctctacacatgataatccagcACATATGATAACCAAGGGAGTCCcagtcagcaagtttaggcattgcctagacttggttAGTATTTGTAGTACTTAGTAGTGCCCTTACAAAGGCATATGGCAAGATAGAGTGTTTGTAGTTATTTTATTGATGATGGAAAGAATTCAAGCTAAGGGAAATAATTGTTATTTTTTGTAgtttgaattttggatatattttcaTGGATTCGAATTGTGACCCGACCCAAAAGCTTTGTGCTGTGAttcgattgggataaaaagtgagatctataGTGGTAGCGGAGGACACGAGCCAATatggactagtataaatattgtaatattttaccATTTGCGGCAAAATTGTGATATTCAGGAAATACACTGGTGTTagagtttgagagttctgagtgattgtatcttgctttTTTTATTACTatggaatttttttttctcttgtcttaccGTAGATGTAGACCTTATGGTTGAATCACGTTAAAtcctatgttttttttttcttttgtgatTTATGTGTGagccttagatttgcgtgcttgttatgACAGAGACAATAGTGACCATAAAAGAAACTTAAATTATGGAGTTTATGAATATTAAAGATTTTTCTAACCCTTTATTTCTTATTGCTTTTGTTGTTTTTATTTATCCAGAAGCTTCAATGGATGCAAAAGATGACATGAAAATCTTCAATCCACACTTGCTCAATTCACTCTTACAAACACTGGTTAATATGGTGTGATCTTCCAATGGTGTTTTCCAAGAAAACACACAGGGCAATTTATTTGCCAAATATATGTAATTTGAGATGGTGATGATTCATTTCAAGCATTGATATGAATATGAACAGTGCCTGTTGTATCGTCTTTTATCATATTATAATTCCACCTAGTCAATGAATTGGAAACTGGGTCTTTAATAGTTATATTGTAATCTCCATGAAACAATGAAACTTCAATGGATCCTTCACTATCTGCTTTAATTTCAGTAGGCTTAGACTTCCACTCATCAATCAGTTTGTCCACAACATCTCCTGATGGAGTGTTCTTGAAATCTTTGTCTGCTAGTGTTGTAACATTGAAACCTGCAATTGCTGGGCCTACGAACATGATAATTCCTTCAACCCCAGGGTGAGAGTAGCCTTCCCTCAGTACCTGCTCCAAGTACTCTGCCTGCACCAGAAAAGTATCTATTAGCAATcatgttattataattattattatcaagTGAAGGAAAAGCTAAGAGTTGGCATATGTCAGAGTTCTTGTTATTTTGGCATTTTGGAAATTCATTAAAGGATGAGAAATCAAGATTTGACTTTAAACTCTTATCCTATAAGTATGCCTTCGACTTTTAATCTATTAACTCAATGGCAGATGTCAGAATATTGGGTTCCTAACAAGTGGCTAACCAAGTTGTGATTTTGCATTGATCAGAGGCAGTACTAATTGTGTTCTGCTAAATTAAGTTATATTTCTAGACTACTAATGATAATTTCTAAAAAAACTTGAAATATAAACATTACCTGATTTGGGCCTCTGCCAACGTCTACTTCAGTAAGCCATATAGGCAATCCTATTGTAGCTAGAATGTCCAAGGAAGCTCTCATGTACGCAAGATTTGGTTGGTCAGAACTGAAGTGGCCTTGCACACCAATTCCTGCTAAAATTCCTTGGTTTCCAGGATATGACAGAATCTCCTCCAGTCTCTTCTTGTAGTTAAATGGATTTGCAGCCTCATCTGTACAATCTTCAATGGTATTATACTCATTCATGAACAATCTTGTCCCGGGATCAAGCTGGTGAGCTGTTGAGAAGTACTCTGCAGAGGCATCTTCGCCAAGCTTTTCTTCATAGAAGCTGAAGTGCAGATTCTCATTCATTACATCCCAAGCAATTAGTTGCCCTTCGTATCTTGAGACCACCGAATTTATTCTTTTTGCTGCAGCTTCTCGTAAATCATTAGGAGAAAGATTTTTAACCCAGTCTGGTTGGTACTTTGGATCATCCCAGAAAATGTTGTGACCTCTGATAGAAATGCCATTTTGTTTGGCAAATCTTACCATTGCATCTGCAATTGTGTAGTTTTCCTGACCCTGTTTTTTCTCGGTGCTGTACCACTTCATTTCATTAGTGAAAGTGGCATACCTGAATCTTGAAGCAAACCAGTTTTGGTAATCTACGTTTTCCACGATGTAATGGTTCATGCCACATCCAAATGGGAAGCTTGATTCGGTTTGTTTTATGGATATTACAGCACCTTCCACGGCAGTTTTGTTTGCATATGTTACCTGGAATCTCacctttctctttctttcctgcAAGTTCACATTCAAAATAGAATTTGATTATGATGATGGGCTTTGGGGACAGTTTCTATCCTACAAATTAATACCCCTCCATTCTATATACATTTACTAAGGACTAAGGTTTAAGTGGAAAGAAGAGGATTTTTTCAACTACGCTaattctaaataaataaataaataactatatGCTACAAAATAATAGTTCGCCACAATTCGATTCGAAATCAAATTCTGAAATAAaagtaaaatcaaaattaatgaaaatatgataGATCAAAGTCGAACTAAACTTGACTAGTGCAATTGGATTTTGACTCGAAATCAAATTTTTGCTttgcaaaaataaaaaattttaaaaaaatttcagccattaaatttaattaaaattggtGTCAAATTGAAACTGAAACCAAAATTAGAGATAGAGAATCATGCACTTTGATTTTGATTTCTTAAATTAAAATGGCTAATTCCGGTATAGACCTATCCGGTATAGATCTATCCGGCGCCCACCCTTAGTCACAATATCCCTCACAGAGGTCTAGGACCCACTAAGATAGATAATGAGATATCCCTTTATCTATGATGCTGATATTTCAATCTTCatcagttaatgaaataatgtgaGAATCAAATGAACAACGATTATATGTCGATTGAATTACCTTGTGAATGCTTTCATCTTGGTGGGATCTCCATTGCTCCATGGTAAAGGGTTGTAATGAGACATTGTCAATCCATATTTCCACAGTAGTGTTCTTGCTCTAAAACAATGAGGAAAACCAAGAATTAATTATCCATATATAAAGAAAACTTGTCCATTAGATTTTACCTTCCAGACTTCACCTACTCTTctccaaccaaaaaaaaaaaaaaatggaatgcCTATATATACCCTTTATTAATGCCCCTTATTACCTCAAACAGAATCTCAGCAGGGCCTGAAAAGTTTGCAAAGATGCCACCTTTAAGCAAAGACCAGCATCCATCGGTGGCTATAACATTACCAGCACGAATCAGCTCACCAGCAGCAGTTCTCAAAACAACTGCTACACTCTCA is a window encoding:
- the LOC110657670 gene encoding endo-1,4-beta-xylanase 5-like, translated to MTQSIQKRQFCVAKFNVTSFNSNISLVFQEIYAPACLCCAKMRISIGAYWVLVFLCIFLSSGHSIHAFSYDYSATTECLIEPQRAQYGGGIVANPEFTYSLEGWTVYGEGAIREGISKDGNKYIIAHSRTQSLDSASQTVQFEEGNLYIFSAWVQVNRGRESVAVVLRTAAGELIRAGNVIATDGCWSLLKGGIFANFSGPAEILFESKNTTVEIWIDNVSLQPFTMEQWRSHQDESIHKERKRKVRFQVTYANKTAVEGAVISIKQTESSFPFGCGMNHYIVENVDYQNWFASRFRYATFTNEMKWYSTEKKQGQENYTIADAMVRFAKQNGISIRGHNIFWDDPKYQPDWVKNLSPNDLREAAAKRINSVVSRYEGQLIAWDVMNENLHFSFYEEKLGEDASAEYFSTAHQLDPGTRLFMNEYNTIEDCTDEAANPFNYKKRLEEILSYPGNQGILAGIGVQGHFSSDQPNLAYMRASLDILATIGLPIWLTEVDVGRGPNQAEYLEQVLREGYSHPGVEGIIMFVGPAIAGFNVTTLADKDFKNTPSGDVVDKLIDEWKSKPTEIKADSEGSIEVSLFHGDYNITIKDPVSNSLTRWNYNMIKDDTTGTVHIHINA